ATCGGCGTCTTCGGTTTCTACGACGCGTCCAACATCGAGATCCGGGCATTCACTCCGGCCGACGGCATCATCGAAGATCCCGTGACGGGATCCCTCAACGCGTCAGTCGGCCAGTGGCTCTTCCGCACAGGCATGGTCCAGGGCCCCTACACCGCCTCCCAGGGGACGGTGATTCGGCGGACTGGACGGGTACAGGTCGTTCCGGTCGACGACGGCACTGTCCGGGTCGGCGGTGTCGCCACGACGCTGTTCCGCGGAAGCGCCGAGACTCCCGCCTGCTAGCATCCGAGCTCATGGAGCTTCCGGAGAACGCAGATGCCGTGAACACTGCGGACACCCTGGACGCTGTCGACATCGACCGTATCCACCAGCGCACACTGCGGGTCGTGATCCTCAGTCAGATTCTCGGCGGCGCGGGACTCGCAGCGGGCATCACCGTCGGTGCCCTGCTGGCGCAGGAGATGCTCGGCTCTGACCGCCTCGCCGGCCTGCCGACAGGTCTGTTCACCCTCGGTTCCGCCCTCACAGCATTCCTTGTGGGCCAGTCCACCCGACGGTTCGGCCGACGCGCCGGCCTGGCCTCCGGGTTCCTCGCCGGCGGCCTCGGCGCCGTCGGTGTCCTTATTGCCGCCGTGCTCGACAACCCGGCGCTCCTCTTCGTCTCGTTGTTCATCTACGGTGCCGGCACGGCGACGAACCTGCAGGCCCGCTACGCCGGGGCCGACCTCGCCCCCCCGAGGACCGACGTGGCCACGGCACGTCGATGGCGATGGTGGCCACCACCATTGGTGCTGTCGCCGGACCCAACCTCGTCGAACCGATGGGGCGGGTGGCCGAGTCCCTGGGAATCCCGACGCTCGCCGGCCCGTTCCTCCTCGCTGCGGTGGCGTACGCCGGCGCCGGTGTCGTGCTGTTCCTCCTCTTGCGTCCCGACCCCTACCTGCTGGCCCGTGAGATTGCGGGCCTCGCTCCAGCCGGCGGCACCGCGACCCCGACCGACGGTCCCGCCACCGGCCACCCGGCCGGTGTACGCCTGGGTGCGGCGATCATGATTCTCACGCAGATCACCATGGTCTCGATCATGACGATGACGCCGCTGCACATGCAGGCCCACCACCACTCCATCGGCGCGGTGGGGCTCGTCATCGGTCTGCACGTCGGCGCGATGTGGTTGCCGTCCCTGGTGACCGGACGACTCGTGGACACCGTCGGACGTCTTCCCGTGGCCATCGCCGGTGGGACGGTCCTGCTGGCCACCGGCGCACTGGCCGCCCTGGCTCCGGGCGACTCGTTGGTTCTCCTGGTCGTTGCCCTGATGCTGCTGGGACTCGGCTGGAAC
The genomic region above belongs to Corynebacterium glyciniphilum AJ 3170 and contains:
- a CDS encoding MFS transporter; the protein is MELPENADAVNTADTLDAVDIDRIHQRTLRVVILSQILGGAGLAAGITVGALLAQEMLGSDRLAGLPTGLFTLGSALTAFLVGQSTRRFGRRAGLASGFLAGGLGAVGVLIAAVLDNPALLFVSLFIYGAGTATNLQARYAGADLAPPRTDVATARRWRWWPPPLVLSPDPTSSNRWGGWPSPWESRRSPARSSSLRWRTPAPVSCCSSSCVPTPTCWPVRLRASLQPAAPRPRPTVPPPATRPVYAWVRRS
- a CDS encoding MFS transporter, which codes for MILTQITMVSIMTMTPLHMQAHHHSIGAVGLVIGLHVGAMWLPSLVTGRLVDTVGRLPVAIAGGTVLLATGALAALAPGDSLVLLVVALMLLGLGWNLGLVSGTAMVVDATVPDNRPQVQGTIDVFVAVAGAAAGLASGALMSAVSYQALAVVGGLIPLVLLPLMLRSALTARR